From Solidesulfovibrio carbinoliphilus subsp. oakridgensis, the proteins below share one genomic window:
- a CDS encoding HD domain-containing phosphohydrolase: MDKPRIMFVDDDQEILAAYARAFRKRYAVEVAAGPEVGLDMLRAGLPVAVVVSDLRMPGMDGVEFLGRVREIRPEAVRIILTGFADIGVAMAAVNKSKVFSFLTKPCPEADLEEALAAALRQYQLLAAEKELLRGTVRGTIKLLTNLLEMVNPEAFGKSSRVKRLAVDLGAYLGVEDAWRLELAAMLSQIGCAAMPAESLRRAYRGEPLPGDKAYEFAMHPRIAADLVSNIPRLREVAEIIAYQEKRYDGGGLPPDGTSGERIPLGARILKVALDFDTLEALYRYKRQSANPVAEALDRMGDREGWYDPDVFGALQSLATLPDGFEPRLVPVEELAPGMLLDQDVLDLKGELALSRGLELNTVSIRRLAGQAGQTGKKARWRVLVPPAEKLAFAKILDG, from the coding sequence ATGGACAAGCCGCGCATCATGTTCGTGGACGACGACCAGGAGATCCTGGCCGCCTATGCCCGCGCTTTCCGCAAACGGTACGCGGTGGAGGTGGCGGCCGGGCCCGAGGTCGGGCTCGACATGCTGCGGGCCGGCCTGCCCGTGGCCGTGGTCGTTTCGGACCTGCGCATGCCGGGCATGGACGGCGTGGAATTTCTCGGCCGGGTGCGCGAGATCCGGCCCGAGGCCGTGCGCATCATCCTGACCGGGTTCGCCGACATCGGCGTGGCCATGGCCGCGGTCAACAAGAGCAAGGTCTTCAGTTTCCTGACCAAGCCCTGTCCCGAGGCGGACCTGGAGGAGGCGCTGGCCGCCGCCCTCCGCCAGTACCAGCTGCTGGCCGCCGAAAAGGAGCTCTTGCGCGGCACGGTGCGCGGCACCATAAAGCTCCTGACCAACCTGCTCGAGATGGTCAATCCCGAGGCCTTCGGCAAATCCTCCCGGGTCAAGCGCCTGGCCGTGGACCTCGGCGCCTACCTCGGGGTCGAGGACGCCTGGCGGCTGGAGCTGGCCGCCATGCTGTCCCAGATCGGCTGCGCCGCCATGCCGGCCGAGAGCCTGCGCCGGGCCTACCGGGGCGAGCCCCTGCCCGGGGACAAGGCCTACGAATTCGCCATGCATCCCCGGATCGCGGCCGATCTGGTCTCCAACATCCCGCGCCTGCGGGAAGTGGCCGAGATCATCGCCTACCAGGAGAAGCGCTACGACGGCGGCGGCCTGCCGCCGGACGGGACGAGCGGCGAGCGGATTCCCCTGGGCGCGCGCATCCTCAAGGTGGCTCTCGATTTCGACACCCTGGAGGCCCTCTACCGCTACAAGCGGCAGTCGGCCAATCCCGTGGCCGAGGCCCTGGACCGCATGGGCGACCGGGAGGGCTGGTACGATCCGGACGTGTTCGGGGCCCTCCAGTCCCTGGCCACCCTGCCCGACGGGTTCGAGCCGCGCCTGGTGCCGGTCGAGGAACTGGCCCCGGGCATGCTGCTCGACCAGGACGTCCTTGACCTGAAAGGCGAACTGGCGCTCAGCCGCGGGCTCGAACTCAATACGGTCTCCATCCGCCGGCTGGCCGGGCAGGCCGGGCAAACGGGGAAAAAGGCCCGCTGGCGGGTGCTCGTGCCGCCGGCGGAAAAGCTGGCCTTTGCCAAAATCCTTGATGGATAG
- a CDS encoding tetratricopeptide repeat protein, which produces MEASPAIPKELLGKPGEPFRGVFSTQTQSVIGFGATKRKVKQNIFVFAEEQADGSFKVRSLNKHFIPTGKARTLGKDQLLSEYLPEPDLYMNKVVPMMRQVRETVDAADQHRSQAELMSAEFEYKNALRVDEEHIRATFGLGLTYLDRGELDNANLVCRRIITLEAAFGEEHKHLFNEFGIKMRKHKMYAQALRYYFKAYRLTRQDDHLLYNISRTYYEKGKLRLARKFLDMALAINPGFEEAGGLSRAIEKKAEQEGRFPDLSVRKGFDA; this is translated from the coding sequence ATGGAAGCATCCCCCGCCATCCCAAAGGAACTCCTCGGCAAACCGGGCGAGCCGTTTCGGGGGGTCTTTTCCACCCAGACCCAGTCCGTCATCGGTTTCGGCGCCACCAAGCGCAAGGTGAAGCAGAACATCTTCGTCTTTGCCGAAGAGCAGGCCGACGGGTCTTTCAAGGTCAGAAGCCTCAACAAGCATTTCATCCCCACCGGCAAGGCCAGGACGCTCGGCAAGGACCAGCTCCTGTCGGAGTACCTTCCCGAGCCCGACCTCTACATGAACAAGGTCGTGCCCATGATGCGCCAGGTCCGCGAGACCGTGGACGCGGCCGACCAACACCGCTCCCAAGCCGAACTCATGTCCGCCGAGTTCGAATACAAAAACGCCCTGCGCGTGGACGAGGAGCACATCCGGGCCACCTTCGGCCTCGGGCTCACCTACCTGGACCGGGGCGAACTCGACAACGCCAATCTGGTCTGCCGGCGCATCATCACCCTGGAAGCCGCCTTCGGCGAGGAGCACAAGCACCTTTTCAACGAATTCGGCATCAAGATGCGCAAGCACAAGATGTACGCCCAGGCCCTGCGCTACTATTTCAAGGCCTACCGCCTGACCCGACAGGACGACCACCTGCTCTACAACATTTCCCGGACCTATTACGAAAAGGGCAAACTCCGGCTGGCCAGGAAGTTCCTGGACATGGCCCTGGCCATCAACCCCGGCTTCGAAGAGGCGGGAGGGCTTTCGCGGGCCATCGAGAAGAAGGCGGAGCAGGAGGGGCGTTTCCCGGACCTCTCCGTGCGCAAGGGTTTTGACGCCTGA
- a CDS encoding PAS domain-containing protein — MSRSRSRSRDRAAPVPGGPDARLPFFQALFESTDEGLCFLGADRRVVAANGAMRRLYAGKDFDAAGPCPETGSAGEEICGNCPAEAALASGRTVSLVAETVGPKGEPRQVETVCHPLRGPDGRVFGVAEIARDVTRRFEAERDMAVATRDIEMLLGSIRSILVTLDDKDRIRRFNARAEAILGLTAGAVIGRDFFDVGLAFDGEAVREAVAESRRTLLPVRVDEVRCQVPGHGERLLGLTANPVPGPTGTVPGVLLLGQDLSEIKARELKAVHARRMQAIGGLAAGIAHEINTPIQYVGYNAGFLDEAFTDILDLLAAYGRLAEAAEAAGGADGTLAEAVRAVRRVEAQVEVAYLRDEIPAAIANSRKGIGQVTEIVSAMRQMSHPGTGDSIFFDCNAAMRDIVTITRNTWKHVADVQFDLAPELPLVYGLPHEVSQVFLNVVLNAAQAVEERVSREPWTRGRIVVTTSRTGQGVVAAVADNGPGIDPAVQGRVFDPFFTTKAVGKGTGQGLAICQAIMVRHGGSIDFATRPGEGTTFFIRFPLERAADGSP, encoded by the coding sequence ATGAGCCGGTCCCGGTCCCGCTCCCGGGACCGGGCCGCGCCTGTCCCGGGCGGGCCCGACGCGCGCCTGCCCTTTTTCCAGGCGCTTTTCGAGTCCACGGACGAGGGCCTGTGTTTCCTCGGGGCCGACCGAAGGGTGGTGGCCGCCAACGGGGCCATGCGCCGGCTGTACGCGGGCAAGGATTTCGACGCCGCCGGGCCGTGCCCGGAAACCGGGAGCGCGGGCGAGGAGATCTGCGGCAACTGTCCGGCCGAGGCGGCGCTGGCCTCCGGCCGGACCGTGTCCCTGGTGGCCGAAACCGTGGGGCCCAAGGGAGAGCCCCGCCAGGTGGAAACCGTGTGCCATCCCCTGCGCGGGCCCGACGGCCGGGTGTTTGGCGTGGCCGAGATCGCGCGTGACGTGACCCGGCGCTTTGAGGCCGAACGGGACATGGCGGTGGCCACCCGGGACATCGAGATGCTTCTGGGCTCCATCCGCTCCATCCTGGTCACCCTCGACGACAAGGACCGCATCCGGCGGTTCAACGCCCGGGCCGAGGCCATTCTCGGCCTGACCGCCGGGGCCGTGATCGGCCGGGATTTTTTCGACGTGGGGCTCGCCTTCGACGGGGAGGCCGTGCGCGAGGCCGTGGCCGAGAGCCGGCGCACGCTTCTGCCCGTGCGCGTGGACGAGGTCCGCTGCCAGGTCCCGGGCCACGGCGAGCGTCTGCTTGGCCTGACAGCCAATCCGGTGCCCGGCCCGACCGGGACCGTCCCGGGCGTTCTGCTCCTCGGCCAGGACCTCTCCGAGATAAAGGCCCGGGAACTCAAGGCCGTCCATGCCCGGCGCATGCAGGCCATCGGCGGCCTGGCCGCCGGCATCGCCCACGAGATCAACACCCCCATCCAGTACGTGGGCTACAACGCCGGCTTCCTGGACGAGGCCTTCACCGACATCCTGGACCTGCTGGCCGCCTACGGCCGGCTGGCCGAGGCGGCCGAGGCGGCCGGCGGGGCGGACGGGACCCTGGCCGAGGCGGTCCGGGCGGTCCGGCGGGTGGAGGCACAGGTCGAGGTCGCCTACCTCCGGGACGAGATCCCGGCCGCCATCGCCAACAGCCGCAAGGGCATCGGCCAGGTGACGGAGATCGTTTCGGCCATGCGCCAGATGTCGCATCCCGGGACCGGGGATTCGATCTTTTTCGACTGCAACGCGGCCATGCGCGACATCGTCACCATCACGCGAAACACCTGGAAGCATGTGGCGGACGTGCAATTTGACCTCGCGCCCGAGCTTCCTTTGGTGTATGGTCTGCCGCATGAGGTTTCCCAGGTATTTTTGAACGTGGTCCTCAATGCCGCCCAGGCGGTGGAGGAACGCGTCAGCCGCGAGCCGTGGACCCGGGGCCGGATCGTGGTCACCACGAGCCGGACCGGCCAGGGGGTGGTGGCCGCGGTGGCGGACAACGGCCCGGGCATCGATCCGGCGGTCCAGGGGCGCGTTTTCGATCCCTTTTTCACCACCAAGGCGGTGGGCAAGGGCACGGGCCAGGGGCTGGCCATCTGTCAGGCCATCATGGTCCGCCACGGCGGGAGCATCGACTTTGCCACCCGCCCGGGAGAAGGGACCACGTTTTTCATCCGGTTTCCCCTCGAAAGGGCCGCAGACGGCTCGCCATGA
- a CDS encoding HD domain-containing phosphohydrolase, whose translation MGAKQKILFVDDDPEILAALRRRLRRKYVVDTALGPIRALEAVIERGPYAVIVSDLRMPAMDGMEFLGRLRKTCPDTVRVMLTGHADLKTAMDAVNTDQVFRFLAKPCAEEDLDEALAASVAQYLQASAEKEFLKGALRGIIKVLTDLLALLNAEALGRATRVKRLVADMARYCDAPDVWRIELAVMLSQLGAMVMPEAMFASLRAEGTLDGDRERLFARHPAIGADLLVNIPKLGEVADIIRHQETPYAGDGSGGPAGPEIPLGARLLKAAFDFDRLLTSGTGRDEALAVMAGRQGLYDPRALEVLGLLAGSREGYCRGEASVSALTAGMVLEEDICLGTGEKAAVAGQVVDPGLIERLQGLGIGRKTPVRVLTPTSEEAQSGMADPELLALLRRVRSCPTGR comes from the coding sequence ATGGGCGCGAAACAGAAGATCCTTTTCGTGGACGACGACCCGGAGATCCTGGCCGCGCTGCGGCGCAGGCTGCGCCGCAAGTATGTCGTGGATACGGCCCTGGGGCCGATCCGGGCCCTGGAGGCCGTGATCGAGCGGGGGCCCTACGCCGTCATCGTCTCGGACCTGCGCATGCCGGCCATGGACGGCATGGAGTTCCTGGGCCGGTTGCGCAAGACCTGCCCGGACACGGTGCGCGTCATGCTGACCGGGCACGCGGACCTCAAGACGGCCATGGACGCGGTGAACACCGACCAGGTCTTCCGGTTTCTGGCCAAACCCTGCGCCGAGGAAGATCTCGACGAGGCCCTGGCCGCCTCGGTGGCCCAGTATCTCCAGGCCTCGGCGGAAAAGGAATTTCTCAAAGGGGCCTTGCGCGGCATCATCAAGGTCCTGACCGACCTCCTGGCCCTGCTCAATGCCGAGGCCCTCGGCCGGGCCACCCGGGTCAAGCGGCTGGTGGCCGACATGGCCCGCTACTGCGACGCGCCGGACGTCTGGCGCATCGAGCTTGCGGTCATGCTTTCCCAGCTCGGGGCCATGGTCATGCCGGAAGCCATGTTCGCGTCCCTTCGGGCCGAGGGGACGCTCGACGGGGACCGGGAGCGCCTGTTCGCCCGCCACCCGGCCATCGGGGCGGACCTCCTCGTCAACATCCCCAAGCTCGGCGAAGTGGCCGACATCATCCGCCACCAGGAGACGCCCTATGCCGGGGACGGCTCCGGCGGCCCGGCCGGGCCGGAGATTCCGCTCGGGGCCAGGCTCCTCAAGGCGGCCTTCGACTTCGACCGGCTGCTGACTTCCGGCACCGGCCGCGACGAGGCGCTCGCCGTCATGGCCGGCCGCCAAGGCCTCTACGATCCCAGGGCCCTCGAGGTCCTCGGCCTCCTGGCCGGTTCCCGCGAAGGCTACTGCCGGGGCGAGGCCTCGGTTTCGGCGTTGACCGCGGGCATGGTCCTGGAGGAAGATATCTGCCTCGGCACGGGCGAAAAGGCGGCCGTGGCCGGACAGGTGGTGGACCCGGGCCTGATCGAGCGTCTGCAGGGGCTCGGCATCGGCCGCAAGACGCCGGTCCGGGTGCTGACCCCGACGTCGGAGGAAGCCCAGTCGGGCATGGCCGATCCGGAACTGCTGGCGCTCTTGCGCCGGGTCCGCAGCTGCCCGACCGGCCGGTAG